Proteins from one Bifidobacterium sp. ESL0732 genomic window:
- a CDS encoding SLATT domain-containing protein has protein sequence MMLNVADDELGEGPLRVLCARLIWQHKIHEKQTDIYVFHYKFFNCLSIGATALTGCGIFSTFLNQATWIRVCSLLTTAIALFSSLYTKSIDYNQLIIKERKSAEAFLRLRDRSFSLLYNVKHETIELPDLEKELNGIFNDYHRLCAEAPRITDHANDKARKALQKGSGSDYKNSEIDELLPEYLRQS, from the coding sequence ATGATGCTAAACGTCGCGGATGACGAACTCGGTGAAGGTCCATTACGTGTACTGTGTGCTCGTTTGATTTGGCAGCATAAAATCCATGAAAAGCAAACTGATATATATGTTTTTCATTATAAATTTTTTAATTGTTTATCTATTGGAGCTACTGCTTTGACGGGTTGTGGTATCTTTAGCACCTTTTTAAACCAAGCAACTTGGATTCGAGTTTGTTCTTTGTTGACTACGGCGATAGCTCTATTCTCGAGTTTATATACGAAAAGTATTGATTATAATCAATTGATCATTAAGGAAAGAAAGTCGGCCGAAGCCTTTTTAAGGCTTCGTGATAGAAGTTTTAGTCTGTTATATAATGTGAAACATGAAACTATTGAGTTACCTGATTTAGAGAAAGAGCTTAACGGCATTTTTAATGATTATCACCGCCTTTGTGCAGAAGCTCCTAGAATCACTGACCATGCCAATGATAAAGCTAGAAAAGCGCTTCAAAAAGGTTCTGGCTCCGACTATAAAAATTCTGAAATAGATGAATTATTGCCAGAATATTTACGTCAATCCTAA
- a CDS encoding DUF6037 family protein — MNNPLGNLKPLKAQMESKNWSIDAFDFRYKKEKYIVLVKLYEKDERKPKYALLKLEFCKSDDITDSLETPANIQGLMIDAKKIREFFGIEYSENLGEILAQFATLLGGYIPIEIGKKTEEQKNAMVHSLSISDREDPNAIYCYKAQRNGKGSNGEQRHRTHFNGEKTKLLRPILFDKLNEDPTISFCYSTDLTDSKTDEEIIANFGDRHN, encoded by the coding sequence ATGAATAATCCATTAGGAAATTTGAAGCCTCTTAAAGCGCAAATGGAAAGCAAGAACTGGTCTATTGATGCATTTGATTTCCGATATAAAAAAGAAAAATATATTGTCCTTGTAAAATTGTATGAAAAGGATGAGAGAAAACCCAAATATGCTTTACTTAAATTGGAGTTTTGCAAATCTGATGATATTACTGACTCTCTTGAAACTCCAGCTAATATTCAAGGACTCATGATTGATGCAAAAAAAATACGAGAATTTTTTGGGATAGAATATTCAGAAAATCTAGGAGAAATTTTAGCACAATTTGCAACATTACTCGGAGGCTATATTCCGATAGAAATAGGTAAGAAAACAGAAGAGCAAAAGAACGCAATGGTGCATTCTCTCAGCATTTCGGATCGTGAAGACCCGAATGCAATATATTGTTATAAAGCTCAGAGAAATGGGAAAGGGAGTAATGGTGAACAACGTCATAGAACTCATTTTAACGGAGAGAAAACTAAGCTTTTACGACCGATTTTGTTTGATAAATTGAATGAGGATCCAACGATTAGTTTTTGTTATTCCACTGATTTAACCGACTCGAAAACTGATGAAGAGATTATAGCTAACTTTGGGGATAGACATAATTGA